The Candidatus Arthromitus sp. SFB-mouse-Japan genome includes a region encoding these proteins:
- a CDS encoding DUF4358 domain-containing protein — protein sequence MVFLFNNIRRFSFVFVCFLLLGIMASCKGSNASKNVNLSTDEIYEKIISGVDIPKLEKLGDSEIGSLMAIASSSYDEATFCLSPLNVQATEIALFKFSTKEQEDLIDKGITRRLEDLDATWSRYLPDQYELIKNVKKFSDRNIKGYIIADNAVTIFENLIKVVNNAN from the coding sequence GTGGTTTTTTTGTTTAACAATATAAGGAGATTTTCATTTGTTTTTGTATGTTTTTTATTATTAGGGATTATGGCTTCTTGTAAAGGATCTAATGCGTCTAAAAATGTTAACCTTTCAACCGATGAAATTTATGAGAAAATTATAAGTGGAGTTGATATACCAAAATTAGAGAAATTAGGTGATAGTGAAATAGGAAGTTTAATGGCAATAGCTTCTTCAAGTTATGATGAGGCAACATTTTGTTTAAGTCCATTGAATGTTCAAGCAACAGAAATTGCGTTATTTAAGTTTTCAACTAAGGAACAAGAAGATTTAATTGATAAAGGTATTACAAGAAGATTAGAGGACTTGGATGCTACATGGAGCAGATATTTACCTGATCAATATGAACTTATCAAGAATGTTAAGAAGTTTAGTGATAGAAATATAAAAGGATATATTATAGCGGATAATGCAGTTACGATTTTTGAGAATTTAATTAAGGTAGTAAATAATGCCAATTAA
- a CDS encoding 6-phosphofructokinase, giving the protein MNQIKKIAILTGGGDCPGLNAVIRAVTKTAILEYGYEVIGYRFGYRGLYNNDYINLDINAVDNILHKGGTILWSSNKDNLFDYIVEENGQKVKKDVSDIAVDNLKKENIDALVIVGGDGTLTSARDFARKGVNVVGVPKTIDNDLGATDFTFGFNTAIGIVTDCLDRLHTTAESHHRILIAEVMGRNAGWIALHAGIAGDAHIILIPEIPYNLDKIVEKINERKAMGYKYTLIVVSEGAKSVLGETVIAKVVEDSPDPIRFGGIANKLAIDLEKRIPDQEVRSTILGHIQRGGNTSTYDRILSTRYGAAAARLIYEGKFGNMVCLDGDEISCIKLEGVIGNEKFVNPDHELIKISKSMGIGFGD; this is encoded by the coding sequence ATGAATCAAATAAAGAAAATTGCGATACTTACAGGTGGAGGAGACTGTCCAGGTCTTAATGCAGTTATAAGAGCAGTAACAAAAACAGCTATATTAGAATATGGATATGAAGTTATAGGGTATAGGTTTGGATATAGAGGTTTGTATAATAATGATTATATTAACCTTGATATTAATGCAGTTGATAATATCTTACATAAAGGTGGAACTATACTTTGGAGTTCCAATAAAGATAATCTTTTTGATTATATAGTAGAGGAAAATGGACAAAAAGTTAAGAAAGATGTTTCAGATATCGCTGTTGACAATCTTAAGAAAGAAAATATTGATGCTTTGGTTATAGTTGGTGGAGATGGGACTCTTACATCAGCGAGAGATTTTGCCCGTAAAGGTGTTAATGTTGTAGGTGTACCTAAAACTATTGATAATGATTTAGGAGCTACGGATTTTACATTTGGGTTTAATACGGCGATAGGGATAGTTACTGATTGTTTGGATAGGCTCCATACAACAGCTGAATCACATCATAGAATTTTAATTGCTGAAGTTATGGGTAGAAATGCAGGGTGGATTGCTCTTCATGCTGGAATTGCTGGAGATGCTCATATAATTTTAATACCTGAGATACCGTATAATTTGGATAAAATTGTAGAGAAGATTAATGAAAGAAAAGCTATGGGATATAAATATACTTTAATAGTCGTATCCGAAGGAGCTAAGTCAGTTTTAGGAGAAACTGTTATTGCAAAAGTTGTTGAGGATTCTCCAGATCCAATAAGGTTTGGTGGAATAGCAAATAAGCTTGCAATTGATCTAGAGAAGAGAATACCAGATCAGGAGGTTAGATCAACAATACTTGGTCACATTCAAAGAGGAGGGAATACTTCAACATACGATAGAATTTTATCTACTAGATATGGTGCTGCAGCAGCTAGACTTATTTATGAAGGAAAGTTTGGTAATATGGTTTGTTTAGATGGTGATGAAATTTCGTGTATAAAGCTTGAAGGTGTTATTGGAAATGAAAAATTTGTTAATCCTGATCATGAATTAATAAAGATATCTAAGAGTATGGGAATTGGATTTGGAGATTAA
- a CDS encoding undecaprenyl-diphosphate phosphatase, with the protein MEILLLLKAVVIAIIEGITEFLPVSSTGHMIIASDIINFIETAGVDFVQMYEVVIQLGAILAIMVLYRNKIIDSIVHLKEYGFKMWFYIFIAFLPSALIGILINDIIKSKLFNTFSVSFGLIIGGIILLFVEKYFSNRNVDKQTKDIGDVTLKQALGIGCFQVLSLWPGMSRSSSTISGAWIFGCSTKLAAEFSFFLAIPTMIGASVYELFGMDYSSFTSGHAIALVVGFSVAFLVAILVVDTFIKFLRKYPMKYFAYYRIIIAILLIILVNLNIIKV; encoded by the coding sequence TTGGAGATCTTATTGTTATTGAAGGCAGTTGTAATTGCAATTATTGAAGGTATAACAGAGTTTTTACCTGTATCATCAACTGGGCATATGATAATTGCAAGTGATATAATAAATTTTATCGAAACTGCCGGTGTGGATTTTGTACAAATGTACGAAGTTGTTATTCAATTGGGAGCTATTCTTGCTATTATGGTTTTGTATAGAAATAAGATCATAGATTCGATTGTCCATTTAAAAGAGTATGGATTTAAGATGTGGTTTTATATATTTATAGCGTTTTTACCATCTGCACTTATTGGGATTTTAATAAATGATATAATTAAATCTAAGTTATTCAATACATTTAGTGTGTCATTTGGACTTATTATTGGGGGAATTATACTTTTATTTGTAGAAAAGTATTTTTCGAATAGAAATGTAGACAAGCAGACTAAAGATATTGGTGATGTAACACTTAAACAAGCCTTAGGAATTGGATGTTTTCAGGTTTTATCTCTATGGCCTGGAATGAGTAGATCGTCTTCCACTATATCTGGAGCGTGGATATTTGGATGTTCAACAAAATTGGCAGCGGAATTTTCATTTTTTCTTGCTATACCAACTATGATCGGGGCATCTGTTTATGAACTTTTTGGGATGGATTATTCATCATTTACATCTGGTCACGCAATTGCCCTTGTGGTTGGATTTTCAGTTGCGTTTTTGGTTGCAATTTTAGTCGTTGATACGTTTATAAAATTTTTGAGGAAATATCCAATGAAATATTTTGCGTATTATAGGATAATTATAGCGATACTTCTTATCATACTTGTTAATCTTAATATTATTAAAGTATAG
- a CDS encoding tetratricopeptide repeat protein translates to MKKNLKGDKSREVYFERLDKIVKRKNKKVDFSGMSPYEIINYLREKDIRKNYKVLPSNRFFKRTVIISCCMVFLVLSYSITGTYSVINQNIEILVNKIDGKNNESDIIESYLDYVIHGDFQNLINAYRNNSSISIESHLELVTLLSSINNISQAKEELTLLKNKISHNTLVRNQSDHKNNVYKLLDNLFLYNSLEEAREILDKNVQNLGDEIRFKEKEILYNLLSNNPDNALFIYNGIDLSSINDIDDIISYSKLSVIFNRFDNSLNGIIKTLASDPENTDVLSVIDMIKYYDMNKANDSLNFFIESQGATPELRFIRAIINIKDVSKTQSNLEDVYEFSKKYHGNMLSNGIRLEILTNANRLDDVDVLLNELKSIKDKNFYVYYILAKHNLKLQNYNESLNNITQSIKLNSDFALSYDVLLNVLVGQNKILNMNYFYLKMKSLDILNTYIDKEFVLKYTNEFNDVNSALDILKFSNKISIYESGLKYQAAKIYIDLKKYEEAKVKLREAIALNEDSIYVRTYGVLLLNMGEVGPGIDSIRRAYELNPKDILNLNNAGAYYANIENNIQRAFSNVESAYEGLDDSYSEYEAFIIRENYFKLKAIYDNATGETLSEEIPILDYLY, encoded by the coding sequence ATGAAGAAAAATTTGAAGGGTGATAAGAGTAGGGAAGTTTATTTTGAACGTTTAGATAAAATAGTAAAAAGGAAAAATAAGAAAGTAGACTTCAGTGGAATGTCACCTTATGAGATAATTAATTATTTAAGAGAGAAAGATATAAGGAAAAATTATAAAGTGCTTCCCTCAAATAGATTTTTTAAACGTACGGTTATTATTTCATGCTGTATGGTTTTTTTAGTATTAAGCTATAGCATTACAGGAACTTATAGTGTAATTAATCAAAATATAGAAATTTTGGTAAATAAGATAGATGGAAAGAATAATGAATCAGATATAATAGAAAGTTATTTAGATTATGTAATACATGGAGATTTTCAAAATCTTATAAATGCGTATAGAAACAACTCATCAATTTCTATTGAAAGCCATTTAGAACTTGTGACACTACTAAGTTCTATTAATAATATTTCTCAAGCAAAAGAGGAACTTACGTTACTTAAAAATAAAATATCTCATAATACTCTTGTAAGGAATCAGAGCGATCATAAAAATAATGTGTATAAACTCTTAGATAATTTGTTTTTATATAATAGTCTTGAAGAGGCACGAGAGATTTTGGATAAAAATGTTCAAAATTTAGGTGATGAGATAAGATTTAAAGAAAAGGAAATATTATATAATCTTTTATCAAATAATCCTGATAATGCTTTGTTTATTTATAATGGTATAGATTTATCTTCCATTAATGATATAGATGACATTATTAGTTATAGTAAACTTAGTGTTATATTTAATAGATTTGATAATAGTTTAAATGGGATAATTAAGACACTTGCAAGTGATCCTGAGAATACGGATGTTTTATCTGTTATAGATATGATTAAGTATTATGATATGAATAAGGCTAATGATTCTCTTAATTTTTTCATTGAATCTCAAGGAGCTACCCCAGAACTTAGGTTTATTCGTGCTATCATAAATATAAAAGATGTGTCTAAAACTCAATCAAATCTTGAAGATGTTTATGAGTTCTCAAAAAAATATCATGGGAATATGTTATCAAATGGTATAAGGCTTGAGATACTTACAAATGCAAATAGATTAGATGATGTTGATGTACTATTGAATGAGTTAAAGAGCATTAAAGATAAAAATTTTTATGTTTATTATATTTTGGCCAAGCATAATTTGAAACTTCAAAATTATAATGAGTCTTTAAATAATATAACTCAGAGCATTAAATTAAATAGTGATTTTGCTCTAAGTTATGATGTGTTACTCAATGTGCTCGTTGGACAAAATAAAATTTTAAATATGAACTATTTTTATCTTAAGATGAAATCACTTGATATATTAAATACTTACATTGACAAGGAGTTTGTCTTAAAATATACAAATGAATTTAATGATGTAAATAGTGCATTAGATATACTTAAATTTTCTAATAAAATTTCGATATATGAATCTGGCCTTAAATATCAAGCAGCTAAGATATATATAGATTTGAAAAAATATGAAGAGGCGAAAGTTAAACTTAGAGAAGCAATAGCATTAAATGAAGATTCTATTTATGTGAGAACATACGGAGTTTTACTCCTAAATATGGGAGAAGTAGGTCCTGGAATAGATAGTATCAGAAGAGCCTATGAACTTAATCCGAAGGATATTTTAAATTTAAATAATGCGGGAGCTTATTATGCGAATATAGAAAATAATATTCAGAGGGCATTTTCAAATGTTGAATCAGCTTATGAGGGTCTTGATGATTCATATAGTGAGTATGAAGCATTTATAATAAGAGAAAATTATTTTAAACTTAAAGCGATTTATGATAATGCAACTGGTGAAACATTGAGTGAAGAGATACCTATTTTAGATTATTTATACTAA
- a CDS encoding MurT ligase domain-containing protein, whose amino-acid sequence MKKILSIIITKIAIMVLKLKKKGSSFPGKIALKICPDILKHVSKNVNTILITGTNGKTTTTALTNHIFNNSFINCFSNYTGANMLPGITTTYIKNYNLFNKKVSKTAIIEVDEASLKYICKFIEPKIIAVTNIFRDQLDRYGEVYTTLNHIKEGIKLCSNSKLILNGDEPLLCSLEKIYNSKYYFGFENYKSNSNQENLNVEATNCKFCGSPYEYNFITYNHLGNFKCSRCDFKREELDFSVADILENNINESIIKIKNNVITINQGGIYNIYNVLCAYAISSVCNIPDYIIIDSIKTFSNVFGRQENFKIKNNDITMFLVKNPAGFNETLNTINLNKQNEFYLGFLLNDNFADGQDISWIYDVNIEMINDFKLKEVFTGGTRTHDMGLRLNLGEVKNINIFEKYEEILDYLENKENETVYILCSYTCMLEFRRFLYSKKYIDSIW is encoded by the coding sequence ATGAAAAAAATATTATCAATTATAATAACCAAAATAGCTATTATGGTTTTAAAATTAAAGAAAAAAGGAAGTTCATTCCCTGGTAAAATTGCTTTAAAAATTTGTCCTGATATATTAAAACATGTATCAAAGAATGTAAATACAATTTTAATCACAGGAACCAATGGTAAAACCACAACAACTGCTCTAACAAATCACATATTTAATAATTCATTTATCAACTGTTTCTCAAATTACACAGGAGCAAATATGCTACCTGGAATAACTACAACTTACATAAAAAACTATAATTTATTTAACAAAAAAGTATCTAAGACCGCAATAATAGAAGTAGATGAAGCTAGTTTAAAATATATTTGCAAATTTATCGAACCAAAAATAATTGCCGTTACAAATATTTTTCGCGACCAATTAGATAGATACGGAGAAGTCTATACAACTCTAAATCATATTAAAGAAGGAATAAAACTCTGCAGTAACTCAAAGCTCATATTAAATGGAGACGAACCTCTGCTATGCTCTCTCGAAAAAATATATAATAGCAAATATTATTTTGGATTTGAAAACTACAAAAGTAATTCAAATCAAGAAAACCTAAATGTAGAGGCTACTAATTGTAAGTTTTGTGGATCGCCTTACGAGTATAATTTCATAACTTATAATCATTTGGGAAATTTTAAATGCAGTAGATGTGATTTTAAAAGAGAAGAGCTTGATTTTTCTGTTGCAGATATTTTAGAAAATAATATAAATGAAAGTATTATAAAAATTAAAAACAACGTTATAACAATAAATCAAGGTGGTATTTATAATATATATAACGTTCTTTGTGCCTATGCCATCAGTTCAGTTTGCAATATACCAGATTATATTATAATCGACTCTATAAAAACATTTTCAAATGTATTTGGACGACAGGAAAATTTTAAAATTAAAAATAATGACATAACTATGTTCCTAGTAAAAAACCCTGCAGGCTTTAATGAAACACTAAACACTATAAATTTAAATAAACAAAATGAATTTTATCTTGGATTTTTATTAAATGACAACTTTGCAGATGGTCAAGACATCTCGTGGATATATGATGTAAATATTGAAATGATAAATGATTTTAAGCTAAAAGAAGTATTCACTGGAGGAACAAGAACCCATGACATGGGTTTAAGATTAAACCTCGGAGAAGTTAAAAATATAAATATCTTTGAGAAATATGAAGAGATTTTAGATTATTTAGAAAACAAAGAAAATGAAACCGTATATATTCTTTGTAGTTATACTTGTATGCTTGAATTCAGAAGATTCTTGTATAGCAAAAAATACATAGATTCAATTTGGTAA
- a CDS encoding type 1 glutamine amidotransferase, which produces MEITVHHFYPDLLNTYGDIGNILALKKRCKERRIEVKINNVHIGDDISLNIGDIVFIGGGQDFEQSLVVDDLLSKRNVIKDFIEENGCVLAICGGYQLLGKSYTTQTGDILEGLGILNIYTVASNIRKTGNIVIKNEENGETYIGFENHSGNTYINDHTPLGKCIIGFGNNGEDSYEGLVYKNTICTYMHGPLLPKNREITDRLISNCLKSKYQNFTELEDIDSTYEDKCKDFLLNRFNIK; this is translated from the coding sequence ATGGAAATAACAGTACACCACTTTTATCCCGATCTACTAAATACATACGGTGATATTGGAAATATTTTAGCCTTAAAAAAAAGATGTAAAGAACGAAGAATAGAAGTTAAAATAAATAATGTCCACATAGGCGATGATATTTCTTTAAATATTGGCGATATTGTATTTATTGGTGGTGGACAAGATTTCGAACAGTCCTTAGTCGTAGATGACTTATTATCAAAAAGAAATGTCATAAAAGATTTTATAGAAGAAAATGGATGTGTACTTGCTATATGTGGCGGGTATCAACTCCTTGGAAAAAGTTATACAACTCAAACTGGTGATATTCTAGAAGGACTTGGTATATTAAATATTTATACAGTCGCATCTAATATTCGTAAAACTGGAAATATTGTAATAAAAAATGAAGAAAATGGGGAAACTTACATAGGTTTTGAAAACCACTCAGGTAATACATATATAAATGATCACACTCCTCTTGGGAAGTGCATAATTGGTTTTGGAAATAATGGAGAAGATTCTTATGAAGGACTTGTATATAAAAATACAATATGCACATATATGCACGGTCCACTTCTGCCCAAAAACAGAGAAATTACAGATAGATTAATATCAAATTGCTTAAAATCAAAATATCAAAACTTTACAGAATTAGAAGATATTGACTCAACATACGAGGATAAATGTAAAGACTTTTTACTTAATAGATTTAACATAAAATAA
- a CDS encoding phosphodiester glycosidase family protein → MKKFKTKLSMFLFAIFAMTLFLTNISLAATPYSYKITLEEDIHFIHNTIINYDGHGGNQEVNYIEFDLNNENISLALIKANNLTASKETLLTQLNNSEYITGKNIIGGVNGEFFQMSNGQPLFTTISEGEIFSIISDPSDSKRPVFYIDKSGKYGFDFFTVSGAIKFIKGSYKDLQIESINKLDSYKHTNISNYKINEESTYYPHEGLPSRYMLIELFNSDGSIFAGTTIYGKVIDIGEMNEPKKIEKNQVLITSYGDENYYNIDYKFLNEIVSFNFNIYSKNEQKFKNDILHAFTGHEYLISSGKEMGIDYYKTLGDTSFITGRHARTALGITSYNKVILFTVDKSDDSLGMTLSELSKYLKDLDIVDAINLDGGGSTSIALENNTYTLKLMNDQTKYQREITNGIGIIVNKA, encoded by the coding sequence ATGAAAAAATTTAAAACAAAATTATCAATGTTTTTATTTGCTATTTTTGCAATGACTTTGTTTTTAACAAATATTTCTTTAGCTGCAACCCCTTATTCTTATAAAATAACTCTAGAAGAGGATATACACTTCATACATAATACAATAATAAATTATGATGGTCATGGTGGTAATCAAGAAGTAAATTATATTGAATTTGATTTAAACAATGAAAACATTTCTTTAGCATTAATTAAAGCAAACAACCTAACAGCATCAAAAGAAACTTTATTAACACAATTAAATAATTCCGAATACATAACAGGTAAAAATATTATTGGTGGAGTAAATGGCGAATTCTTTCAAATGTCAAATGGTCAACCGCTTTTCACTACAATATCAGAAGGTGAAATATTCTCTATAATAAGTGATCCTTCTGATTCAAAAAGGCCTGTATTTTACATAGACAAATCTGGAAAGTATGGATTTGATTTTTTTACAGTAAGTGGAGCTATAAAATTTATAAAAGGATCTTATAAAGATCTCCAAATAGAATCTATAAATAAACTTGATTCATACAAACACACAAATATATCAAATTACAAAATAAATGAAGAATCAACTTACTACCCACACGAAGGTTTACCTTCACGCTATATGCTAATAGAACTTTTTAATAGCGATGGAAGTATTTTTGCTGGAACAACAATATACGGAAAAGTAATTGATATAGGAGAAATGAACGAACCTAAAAAAATCGAAAAGAACCAAGTTTTAATCACATCTTATGGTGATGAAAATTATTACAATATTGATTATAAATTTTTAAACGAAATCGTATCATTCAATTTTAATATTTATTCTAAAAATGAACAAAAGTTCAAAAACGATATTCTCCACGCCTTCACAGGTCATGAATATCTAATATCTTCAGGTAAAGAGATGGGAATTGATTATTATAAAACACTAGGTGATACATCATTTATAACTGGAAGACATGCAAGAACAGCCTTAGGTATAACAAGTTATAATAAAGTAATATTATTTACAGTAGACAAATCAGATGATAGCCTAGGTATGACGCTTTCTGAGCTTTCAAAATATTTAAAAGATCTAGACATAGTTGATGCAATAAATCTAGATGGAGGTGGTTCAACCTCAATAGCACTTGAAAATAATACATACACTTTAAAACTAATGAATGATCAAACAAAATATCAAAGAGAGATAACAAATGGAATTGGAATAATAGTAAATAAGGCGTAG